In a single window of the Pelagibacterium sp. 26DY04 genome:
- a CDS encoding Na+/H+ antiporter subunit C has translation MEVALAGLIGLFFTIAAYLLLSKAIIRMLLGVAILGNGVNLLIFTVGRLTAEVPPIVPDGQYVPLEGSANPLPQALILTAIVISFALLSFLLVLGYRAYQELDADNTDNMRIAEPEDAPRPPLSY, from the coding sequence ATGGAAGTTGCGCTCGCCGGCCTCATCGGCCTGTTCTTCACCATCGCCGCCTATCTGCTGCTCTCGAAAGCCATCATCCGCATGCTGCTGGGCGTGGCCATCCTGGGCAATGGCGTCAATCTTTTGATCTTTACCGTTGGCCGTCTCACCGCCGAAGTACCCCCCATCGTTCCCGACGGCCAATACGTGCCGCTCGAAGGGTCGGCGAACCCGCTCCCCCAGGCCCTGATCCTCACCGCCATCGTGATCAGCTTTGCGCTGCTCTCGTTCCTGCTGGTGCTGGGTTATCGCGCCTATCAGGAGCTCGATGCCGACAACACCGACAACATGCGTATCGCCGAGCCCGAAGACGCTCCGCGGCCGCCCCTGAGCTATTAG
- a CDS encoding proton-conducting transporter membrane subunit — MATAGTSYDSLELPPAMIEAATSAADWVVVWPVALALFGAGFLVMLRGQRGIQLPFAVAVILAIMVSNLYLLVRIFETGPVAMTMGKWLPPFGITFAADMTSAVFALTASFAALIVAFYAQTELTERGHRFGFYPMLLLLLCGVSGSFLTGDIFNLYVWFEVMLIASFGMLILGGRRLQLDGAIKYGFLNFLATTFFLIAIAYLYGLTGTLNFADLVAKAADIPIGPLTAVALLFLFAFGVKAAAFPANAWLPASYHTPAVSVSAIFGGLLTKVGAYAAIRILVMVMPDGHANFQWLIAVVAFATLILGPLGALAQVNLRRAIGFLVIGGIGAIFAGFALGTMHGIGGAVFYAVHSMLAITAFYLLAGLIEQMTGTTDIRKMGGIYAASAPVSILFIAMVFIISGMPPFLGLWPKILLVEGGARADNWWLVFALLANSFLTLIAASRLWAHIFWRNGQEGERSEQPNPDLHPLEREESVFGLVPTMALMAVIVVLGLFPNWLFSASGIAARDMLAPERYVEAVFAEVPQP, encoded by the coding sequence ATGGCGACAGCCGGTACCTCATACGATTCCCTCGAACTCCCGCCCGCCATGATCGAGGCGGCAACCTCGGCCGCCGATTGGGTGGTGGTCTGGCCCGTTGCCTTGGCCCTGTTCGGCGCGGGGTTCCTGGTCATGCTGCGCGGCCAGCGCGGCATTCAGCTCCCTTTCGCCGTGGCGGTGATCCTGGCGATCATGGTCTCCAATCTCTATCTCCTGGTCCGGATCTTCGAGACAGGTCCGGTGGCCATGACCATGGGCAAATGGCTGCCGCCCTTCGGCATCACCTTTGCCGCCGATATGACCAGTGCCGTCTTCGCGCTCACCGCGTCCTTCGCCGCACTGATCGTTGCCTTCTACGCTCAGACCGAATTGACCGAGCGCGGTCACCGCTTCGGGTTTTATCCCATGCTGCTCTTGCTGCTCTGCGGCGTCAGCGGCTCGTTTTTGACCGGCGACATCTTCAACCTCTATGTCTGGTTCGAGGTGATGTTGATTGCGTCCTTCGGCATGCTGATCCTGGGCGGACGCCGGCTTCAACTCGATGGCGCCATCAAATACGGCTTCCTCAACTTCCTCGCGACCACCTTTTTCCTGATCGCAATCGCCTATCTCTATGGCCTGACCGGCACGCTGAACTTTGCCGATCTGGTCGCCAAGGCCGCCGATATCCCCATCGGTCCGTTGACCGCTGTTGCGCTGCTGTTCCTCTTTGCTTTCGGCGTCAAGGCCGCCGCCTTTCCCGCCAATGCCTGGCTCCCCGCCTCCTATCATACGCCGGCGGTCTCGGTGTCGGCGATCTTTGGTGGTCTGCTCACCAAGGTCGGCGCCTATGCCGCCATCCGCATTCTCGTCATGGTCATGCCTGACGGGCACGCCAATTTCCAATGGCTGATCGCCGTTGTCGCCTTCGCCACGCTCATCCTGGGCCCGTTGGGCGCCCTCGCGCAGGTCAATCTGCGCCGCGCCATCGGCTTCCTGGTCATTGGCGGCATCGGTGCCATCTTTGCCGGCTTCGCGCTGGGCACCATGCACGGCATCGGCGGCGCGGTCTTTTACGCCGTCCACTCGATGCTGGCCATCACCGCGTTCTATCTCCTCGCCGGCCTGATCGAGCAGATGACCGGCACCACCGATATCCGCAAGATGGGCGGCATCTACGCCGCCAGCGCGCCGGTCTCGATCCTGTTCATTGCGATGGTGTTCATCATTTCGGGCATGCCGCCCTTCCTCGGGCTCTGGCCCAAGATACTTCTGGTGGAAGGTGGAGCGCGCGCCGACAATTGGTGGCTGGTTTTCGCCCTGCTCGCCAATTCCTTCCTGACGCTGATCGCGGCCAGCCGGCTTTGGGCTCACATCTTCTGGCGCAATGGCCAGGAGGGCGAGCGTTCCGAACAGCCCAATCCCGATCTGCACCCCCTCGAGCGGGAAGAATCCGTCTTTGGCCTTGTGCCCACCATGGCGCTCATGGCGGTCATCGTGGTGCTGGGCCTTTTCCCCAACTGGCTGTTCAGCGCCTCGGGCATCGCGGCGCGTGATATGCTTGCGCCCGAACGCTATGTCGAAGCTGTATTCGCCGAGGTGCCGCAGCCATGA
- a CDS encoding Na+/H+ antiporter subunit E yields MTFVFLVVTLSIVWAAVTGGFTVLNLLLGAFVGAIAALFIRDRIGRPHLASRFGRILSLALLFIAELALAAWRVAILVISPNMHKRLAPSIIAYPLTVTRDVEITLLANLITLTPGTLSVDVSEDRSVLYIHVLEMHDRDEVIASIKNGFEARIIEVFQ; encoded by the coding sequence ATGACCTTCGTTTTTCTCGTCGTCACGCTTTCGATCGTCTGGGCCGCCGTCACGGGAGGCTTCACGGTTCTCAATCTGCTGCTGGGCGCCTTTGTGGGCGCCATAGCCGCGCTTTTCATCCGTGATCGCATTGGTCGGCCGCACCTGGCCAGCCGGTTCGGCCGCATTCTCTCGCTGGCCCTGCTGTTTATCGCCGAACTGGCGCTGGCGGCCTGGAGGGTGGCGATCCTCGTGATCTCCCCCAACATGCACAAGCGCCTTGCCCCATCGATCATTGCCTATCCTCTCACCGTGACCAGGGACGTCGAAATCACGCTGCTCGCCAACCTCATCACGCTCACGCCGGGCACGCTTAGCGTCGACGTCTCGGAGGACCGCAGCGTGCTCTACATCCACGTCCTGGAAATGCACGACCGCGATGAGGTCATCGCGTCAATCAAGAACGGGTTTGAGGCCCGGATCATCGAGGTATTCCAATGA
- a CDS encoding cation:proton antiporter, whose protein sequence is MISGPEFLHLATTISLGILSLALLVTIYRIIVGPSLPDRILALDMLIAVAIGYIVVIALRTGFTLYLDIAIALGLVGFLSTVAFARFVLQRWEIDKMSREDHLEEARK, encoded by the coding sequence ATGATCTCAGGTCCTGAGTTCCTGCATCTGGCGACAACGATATCTCTGGGGATTCTCAGTCTCGCATTACTTGTGACAATTTACCGCATCATCGTCGGTCCCAGTCTTCCCGACCGTATTCTGGCCCTCGACATGCTCATCGCTGTGGCGATCGGCTATATCGTGGTCATCGCCTTGCGCACGGGATTCACCCTTTATCTCGATATCGCCATTGCCCTGGGGTTGGTGGGCTTTCTCTCCACCGTCGCGTTTGCCCGCTTCGTCCTGCAGCGTTGGGAGATCGATAAGATGTCGCGTGAAGACCATCTCGAGGAGGCGCGGAAATGA
- the mnhG gene encoding monovalent cation/H(+) antiporter subunit G: protein MIVEGLYYLAGIMLIVGAIFSFLAAFGIVRLPDLYTRMHSASKAGAVGSGLALLAIALVSFDGAVILRALLGIVFFMLTAPISAHLLARAAYIAGYRPSAGFSVDELEKSGELPSK, encoded by the coding sequence ATGATCGTCGAGGGCCTTTATTATCTTGCCGGAATCATGCTCATCGTCGGCGCGATCTTCAGCTTTCTCGCGGCTTTCGGCATCGTGCGGCTGCCCGATCTCTATACGCGGATGCACTCGGCGTCCAAGGCCGGGGCGGTCGGCTCGGGCCTGGCCTTGCTGGCCATCGCCCTGGTCAGTTTCGATGGAGCTGTGATCCTGCGCGCGCTGCTGGGCATCGTGTTCTTCATGCTCACCGCGCCCATCTCGGCGCACCTGCTTGCACGGGCCGCCTATATTGCCGGTTATCGGCCTTCGGCCGGTTTCTCTGTGGATGAACTGGAAAAAAGTGGCGAATTGCCAAGTAAATGA
- a CDS encoding MucR family transcriptional regulator, whose amino-acid sequence MTALAPAENKVELDLVEYSTDIVAAYVSHNAISPTDLPRLIADVHAALKALGTEEVAAPAEEKKPAVPVRKSVTPDYIVCLEDGKKFKSLKRHLRTHYNLSPEEYREKWGLPADYPMVAPSYSATRSKLAKDNGLGRKAG is encoded by the coding sequence ATGACCGCTCTGGCCCCCGCCGAGAACAAGGTCGAGCTTGACCTTGTCGAATACAGTACAGATATCGTTGCGGCTTATGTAAGCCATAATGCCATTAGCCCGACTGATCTTCCGCGCCTGATCGCGGATGTCCATGCCGCCCTTAAGGCGCTGGGCACCGAAGAAGTCGCGGCGCCGGCCGAAGAAAAAAAGCCCGCTGTTCCGGTCCGCAAATCGGTGACCCCCGATTACATCGTCTGCCTGGAAGACGGTAAGAAGTTCAAGTCGCTCAAGCGGCACCTGCGCACCCACTACAATCTCTCGCCCGAAGAATACCGCGAGAAGTGGGGCCTGCCGGCCGATTATCCGATGGTTGCGCCGTCCTATTCGGCGACCCGCTCCAAGCTTGCCAAGGACAACGGGCTGGGCCGCAAGGCCGGCTGA
- a CDS encoding helix-turn-helix domain-containing protein, with translation MTIWISNAARHHRELLSPALRRDCRLVVLTVASATGVRYCDFFARSRMRLHTASARQLAMYLCHTLLGLTLTQVGQFFGRDRTTVAHACKQVEDGRDEGSPADARILALEAEITRMCGAGVRQASEVHHAHA, from the coding sequence ATGACAATCTGGATTTCCAACGCCGCACGGCATCATCGGGAGCTGCTTTCACCAGCACTGCGGCGCGATTGCCGGCTGGTGGTGCTGACGGTGGCCTCCGCGACCGGCGTTCGCTATTGCGATTTCTTCGCCCGTTCGCGCATGCGCCTGCACACGGCCAGCGCCCGACAATTGGCCATGTATCTGTGTCACACGCTCCTGGGGCTGACGCTGACCCAGGTGGGCCAGTTCTTCGGCCGCGACCGCACCACAGTCGCCCACGCCTGCAAGCAGGTCGAGGATGGCCGCGACGAAGGCAGCCCCGCCGATGCCCGCATCCTGGCCCTTGAAGCCGAGATCACTCGGATGTGCGGTGCGGGTGTCCGCCAGGCAAGCGAGGTGCACCATGCCCATGCGTGA
- a CDS encoding DUF6456 domain-containing protein, with product MPMRDQENAALALLGRGRGSEPAYLDSHHLEAARRVQTLFERSRLRPRTTVHYGPRVGSGGGHANDIGDMAVDARRQLAGLYRALPPDCADLVIDICGFEKGLQEVETERGWPRRSAKLVLRIALEAAARHFGLTPIATGVATTRSRSWLAEGARPNEFG from the coding sequence ATGCCCATGCGTGACCAGGAAAACGCCGCCCTGGCTCTCTTAGGACGGGGCAGGGGAAGTGAACCGGCCTATCTCGACTCGCATCATCTCGAGGCGGCCCGTCGCGTGCAGACGTTGTTCGAAAGAAGCCGATTGCGCCCGCGCACCACCGTGCATTACGGGCCGCGCGTGGGTAGCGGTGGCGGCCATGCCAACGACATCGGCGATATGGCCGTCGACGCCCGCCGGCAGTTGGCCGGTCTCTATCGTGCCCTTCCGCCTGATTGCGCCGATCTTGTCATCGACATCTGCGGCTTTGAAAAAGGGCTGCAGGAGGTTGAGACCGAGCGCGGCTGGCCGCGTCGCAGCGCCAAGCTCGTGCTGCGCATCGCCCTGGAAGCGGCCGCCCGGCACTTCGGCCTCACCCCGATCGCCACCGGCGTTGCCACCACCCGCAGCCGCTCCTGGCTCGCCGAGGGCGCCCGCCCCAACGAGTTCGGCTAG
- a CDS encoding SufE family protein, producing the protein MNKTTPAFDEIAENLSFLDDWEDRYRYIIELGQGLAPLTDEERSADNKVHGCASQVWLVTESAPGDAGTILTFRGDSDAMIVKGLIAIVLALYSGRTAADIAATDAMPVLDSIGLREHLSTQRSNGLAAMVARLRADAQATAQAS; encoded by the coding sequence ATGAACAAGACGACGCCTGCCTTTGATGAGATCGCCGAGAACCTCTCTTTCCTCGATGACTGGGAGGACCGGTATCGCTACATCATCGAGCTCGGCCAGGGATTGGCTCCGCTGACCGATGAAGAGCGGTCGGCCGACAACAAGGTGCATGGGTGTGCATCGCAGGTTTGGCTGGTGACTGAAAGCGCGCCGGGCGATGCCGGCACGATCCTCACCTTCCGTGGCGATTCCGACGCGATGATCGTCAAAGGGCTGATCGCCATCGTGCTGGCGCTCTATTCGGGCCGCACCGCCGCCGATATCGCGGCGACCGATGCCATGCCGGTCCTCGATTCGATCGGGCTGCGCGAGCATCTTTCCACGCAGCGCTCCAACGGGCTGGCGGCAATGGTGGCGCGGTTGCGCGCCGATGCGCAGGCGACGGCGCAGGCCAGCTAG
- a CDS encoding PAS domain-containing sensor histidine kinase: MRNPFAVLSVASQWALSGRPADGAGDARRKRITLVLAAALALAAPLSIGLLLGAGLVPLICAIATTLAIAALVAIRFGMFATPPRNQTQSLAALAETMFGAVIRYDAEGVPAFVSASAGKLLGCRRFELDGSGLFERVHVMDRPAYRKAISDAANGAAPATIELRLRRDTAEPGASARYLWIELSLAPLLVAPEASAPCEVLGVLRDISARKDAERQLETARKQAEDASQAKSRFLATIGHELRTPLNAIVGFSDMMSEGIGGTLSPTHAEYAGHISRSGHHLLDVVNMLLDMSKIEAGKFEVQAELFAPHDLIEPCLQMVEKLGRDRAITIETAIPERLPQIVGDERACRQILINLLSNAVKFSHDGASVSLSLKRQGRMLNISVTDSGIGMHRETVERIGEPFLQAQDTLSRRYEGTGLGLSIVKGLVSLHEGRLEVVSEPGVGTTVSVLLPIDGPSRAMRTATIEHLYKTRRDSDEEKWLEDERRSVAQ; encoded by the coding sequence ATGCGTAATCCGTTTGCAGTTTTGAGTGTCGCGAGCCAGTGGGCGCTATCGGGACGTCCGGCCGATGGTGCGGGCGACGCACGCCGCAAACGCATCACACTTGTCCTGGCCGCCGCGCTTGCTCTGGCCGCTCCCTTGTCCATCGGCCTGTTGCTCGGCGCCGGCCTGGTTCCGCTCATTTGTGCCATCGCTACCACCCTTGCCATTGCCGCGCTCGTCGCCATCCGCTTTGGCATGTTCGCGACCCCGCCGCGCAACCAGACGCAAAGCCTCGCCGCCTTGGCCGAAACCATGTTCGGCGCGGTGATCCGCTACGATGCGGAGGGCGTACCCGCTTTCGTTTCCGCCTCAGCGGGCAAATTGCTCGGTTGCCGCCGCTTCGAACTCGATGGCTCCGGCCTTTTCGAGCGCGTCCACGTCATGGATCGGCCGGCCTATCGCAAGGCTATTTCCGATGCCGCCAACGGTGCCGCGCCGGCAACGATCGAGCTGCGCCTGCGCCGCGATACCGCCGAGCCGGGCGCTAGCGCGCGCTATCTCTGGATCGAACTTTCGCTCGCCCCACTGCTCGTCGCCCCCGAGGCGTCCGCGCCTTGCGAAGTGCTGGGCGTCCTGCGTGATATCAGCGCCCGCAAGGATGCCGAGCGCCAGCTCGAAACCGCCCGCAAGCAGGCCGAGGATGCCTCGCAAGCCAAGTCGCGGTTCCTCGCCACCATCGGGCACGAGTTGCGCACCCCGCTCAATGCCATCGTCGGCTTTTCCGACATGATGTCCGAAGGCATTGGCGGCACGCTTTCGCCCACCCATGCCGAATACGCCGGCCATATCAGCCGCAGCGGGCATCACCTGCTCGACGTGGTCAACATGCTGCTCGATATGTCCAAGATCGAAGCGGGCAAGTTCGAGGTCCAGGCCGAACTCTTCGCCCCCCATGACCTGATCGAACCCTGTCTGCAGATGGTGGAAAAGCTTGGCCGGGATCGGGCGATCACCATCGAAACCGCCATCCCCGAGCGGCTGCCCCAGATCGTGGGCGACGAGCGCGCCTGCCGTCAGATTCTCATCAACCTGCTGTCCAACGCCGTCAAATTCAGCCACGATGGCGCCAGTGTCTCCCTTTCTCTCAAGCGCCAGGGCCGGATGCTCAACATTTCGGTCACCGATTCGGGCATAGGCATGCATCGTGAGACGGTCGAGCGCATCGGCGAACCGTTCCTCCAGGCCCAGGACACCCTGTCGCGGCGCTATGAGGGGACCGGGCTGGGCCTCTCGATCGTGAAGGGCCTGGTGTCCCTGCATGAAGGGCGGCTGGAAGTGGTCTCCGAACCGGGCGTGGGCACCACGGTCAGCGTGCTGCTGCCCATCGATGGTCCCTCGCGCGCCATGCGCACGGCGACCATCGAGCACCTCTACAAGACCAGGCGTGACAGCGACGAAGAAAAATGGCTCGAAGACGAAAGAAGAAGCGTAGCACAATGA
- a CDS encoding peptidoglycan-binding domain-containing protein, with protein sequence MTSALAQIPLAVGASAAGLASRAAVWSANQFLRSPVAATGLILVSGLTLMAATNAVFLQEERHPAPLFVSGAANSAPIRPVVVEPESIPQRPAPEPTAERTPAEPAPQPQPEASAEPEPAAQAQAPAIGNQDIAELQEKLQALGLFNGTVDGYYGPNTADAIRAFEARFNLPRTGAATPQVIEAVRNAPLQTSEAPAPAPSPSVAAEPTTDEIAPLVARMQEEAASAPAEPAAQPTQERQTVADISPDVPAPAPAPAETGDPDVPPALDRDLVSDIQRGLSRLGFLQAPVNGVADEATARAIRQFQIFNNYRPTGEVSPMLRQMLVEAGAYL encoded by the coding sequence ATGACGTCAGCTCTTGCCCAGATTCCCTTGGCAGTCGGCGCCAGCGCGGCGGGGCTGGCAAGCCGCGCCGCTGTCTGGAGCGCAAACCAGTTCCTGCGTTCGCCGGTCGCTGCCACGGGGCTCATCCTGGTGTCCGGCCTGACGCTAATGGCCGCCACCAATGCCGTGTTCCTGCAGGAGGAGCGCCACCCCGCGCCGCTCTTTGTCTCCGGCGCCGCAAATTCGGCCCCGATCCGCCCCGTCGTGGTCGAGCCCGAATCCATTCCCCAGCGCCCCGCGCCCGAACCGACCGCCGAGCGCACTCCAGCAGAACCCGCGCCTCAGCCACAGCCCGAAGCCTCGGCGGAGCCCGAACCCGCCGCCCAGGCCCAAGCTCCGGCCATCGGCAATCAGGACATTGCCGAACTGCAGGAAAAACTACAGGCGCTCGGCTTGTTCAACGGCACGGTCGATGGCTATTACGGCCCCAACACCGCCGATGCCATCCGCGCCTTCGAAGCGCGCTTCAATCTCCCGCGCACCGGCGCCGCCACCCCGCAGGTCATCGAAGCCGTGCGCAACGCGCCGCTCCAGACTTCCGAGGCGCCGGCCCCGGCGCCCTCGCCCTCGGTGGCCGCCGAACCCACGACCGATGAGATCGCACCGCTCGTTGCCCGGATGCAGGAAGAAGCGGCCTCAGCGCCCGCCGAGCCCGCCGCCCAGCCGACCCAGGAGCGCCAGACGGTCGCCGATATCTCGCCCGATGTCCCCGCCCCGGCACCGGCCCCCGCCGAAACCGGCGATCCGGACGTTCCTCCGGCGCTCGATCGTGATCTGGTCAGCGACATCCAGCGCGGCCTCAGCCGCCTTGGTTTCCTGCAGGCTCCGGTCAACGGCGTCGCCGACGAGGCCACGGCCCGCGCCATCCGCCAGTTCCAGATCTTCAATAATTACCGGCCCACCGGGGAGGTTTCTCCCATGCTCCGCCAGATGCTGGTCGAAGCGGGCGCCTACCTCTAA
- a CDS encoding DUF1491 family protein has translation MQQLRSDIWCAAFVRRHNDQGNFCVVSRRGDAIAGQVWIEVDHLDGTVSLFTPAPGALLDSPPADRVFQKRFSRTDSLTVKDRISREIEFDQDLWVLSLDLRGEDIGVDVV, from the coding sequence ATGCAGCAATTGCGGTCAGACATCTGGTGCGCCGCCTTCGTGCGGCGCCACAACGACCAGGGCAATTTCTGTGTCGTCTCCCGGCGCGGCGACGCCATCGCCGGACAGGTTTGGATCGAGGTCGATCACCTCGATGGCACCGTCTCGCTCTTCACCCCCGCGCCCGGCGCGCTGCTCGATTCCCCGCCCGCCGATCGCGTTTTTCAGAAGCGCTTCAGCCGCACCGATTCCCTCACGGTCAAGGACCGCATTTCCCGTGAAATAGAGTTCGACCAAGACCTCTGGGTGCTCTCGCTCGACCTGCGCGGCGAGGATATCGGGGTGGATGTGGTCTAG
- a CDS encoding DUF2336 domain-containing protein produces MIGFQPYETFQLLIETGGTERANTLLIAACDAYARRAKPLAAEAEQFEALAKRLFPTATPEARTKAAGILASAQNLTPSLEILVYENLGTGLITHLESAPTLSDDLLFRLIEKGNIDVIAAIARRPRLSGAVLARLFPINSRKVYRALAGNTAIAPRGAYLTALTRSAEMDHEVAAILAGRDDFDAALLTGVFFDLPEEGRINVLKAYGRRNLPHVPMMRTFEQISVATEEFTGALMKLFSDNRRPKITRLLHQITGLDELRCAEIAHDTSGAALFVVLRAFGCTSYDGLKVLIHATSHDEHRSKTLAGFARLFEDVSVSAMVYVMSVWRGDAKAGELSKPEYGRVTEPSRRTPAAQRGGGVGERALEALDRLKSSRKAG; encoded by the coding sequence ATGATCGGCTTTCAGCCATATGAGACCTTCCAGTTGCTGATCGAGACGGGTGGAACCGAGCGGGCCAACACCCTTTTGATCGCGGCGTGCGACGCCTATGCCCGGCGGGCCAAGCCGCTGGCGGCCGAAGCCGAGCAGTTCGAGGCGCTGGCCAAGCGGCTGTTTCCCACGGCGACGCCCGAGGCGCGGACCAAAGCGGCGGGCATTCTCGCCAGCGCGCAAAATCTCACCCCGTCGCTGGAAATCCTCGTTTACGAAAACCTCGGCACCGGGCTGATCACGCATCTGGAAAGCGCGCCCACGCTCTCGGACGACCTGCTGTTCCGGCTGATCGAAAAGGGCAATATCGACGTGATCGCCGCCATCGCGCGGCGGCCGCGCCTCTCCGGCGCCGTTCTGGCGCGCCTGTTTCCGATCAACAGCCGCAAGGTTTATCGCGCGCTGGCGGGCAACACCGCGATCGCGCCGCGCGGGGCGTATCTGACGGCGCTCACCCGTTCGGCGGAGATGGACCACGAAGTCGCCGCCATCCTGGCCGGGCGGGACGATTTCGATGCGGCGCTTTTGACGGGTGTGTTCTTCGACCTGCCCGAAGAGGGGCGAATCAACGTGCTCAAGGCCTATGGCAGGCGCAACCTGCCGCACGTGCCCATGATGCGCACATTCGAGCAGATATCGGTGGCGACCGAGGAGTTCACCGGCGCGCTGATGAAGCTGTTTTCGGATAACCGGCGGCCCAAGATCACCCGGCTGCTGCACCAGATCACCGGGCTCGATGAGCTGCGCTGCGCCGAAATCGCCCACGACACCAGCGGGGCGGCGCTGTTCGTGGTGCTGCGGGCGTTCGGGTGCACGTCCTATGACGGGCTCAAGGTGCTGATCCACGCGACCAGCCATGACGAGCACCGATCCAAGACGCTTGCCGGGTTTGCGAGGCTGTTCGAGGACGTATCGGTGTCCGCGATGGTCTATGTGATGAGCGTGTGGCGCGGGGACGCCAAGGCCGGCGAACTCAGCAAGCCCGAATACGGCCGTGTCACCGAGCCGAGCCGGCGGACGCCTGCCGCCCAGCGCGGCGGAGGCGTGGGCGAACGGGCGCTGGAAGCGCTGGACAGGCTGAAATCGAGCCGCAAGGCGGGCTAA
- a CDS encoding DUF1214 domain-containing protein — MFRLLVGLAVAIAVGFGASYYALTDGRLFAAVRVGPWAAWPQVGQPLPDPYTRAYLARSGHLQLGYAEGIQFVALTDDAGQPLNANCHYRVSGRVPGASFWTLAATDLAGANIAASPELTALHSERVARSGDGALVASISPELAPQNWLEIEPGGPFQLQLTLYDAVVFSGGNTTVDAMPSIERVGCP, encoded by the coding sequence TTGTTCCGACTTCTGGTGGGCCTCGCTGTGGCGATTGCCGTGGGGTTCGGCGCGAGCTATTACGCGCTGACCGATGGCCGGCTGTTCGCGGCGGTGCGGGTGGGGCCGTGGGCCGCATGGCCGCAGGTGGGCCAGCCGCTGCCCGACCCTTATACGCGGGCCTATCTCGCCCGATCCGGCCATCTCCAGCTCGGCTATGCCGAGGGCATCCAGTTTGTCGCCCTGACCGACGACGCGGGCCAACCGCTCAACGCGAACTGCCATTACCGGGTGAGCGGGCGCGTACCGGGGGCGAGCTTCTGGACACTGGCGGCGACCGATCTCGCGGGGGCCAATATCGCGGCTTCGCCCGAGCTGACGGCGCTGCACAGTGAGCGGGTGGCCCGCAGCGGGGATGGCGCGCTGGTGGCCAGCATCAGCCCTGAACTGGCGCCGCAGAACTGGCTGGAAATCGAGCCCGGCGGGCCGTTTCAGCTTCAGTTGACGCTTTACGACGCCGTGGTGTTTTCGGGCGGCAACACGACGGTGGATGCCATGCCATCGATCGAGAGAGTCGGGTGTCCATGA